The nucleotide sequence TCTTCGACGAGGTTGATGCGCTCGGAGCGAGCCGGTCCGATCTGCGGCATAGCGGGGCGCGGCACTTGGTGAACCAATTCCTCGCCGAGTTGGACGGCATCAATTCGTCGAACGACGGTCTGCTGATTCTGGCGGCGACCAACGCTCCCTGGCAAATGGATTCGGCCTTCCGTCGGCCGGGGCGGTTCGACCGGATCGTGTTCGTGCCGCCGCCTGACGAGCCGGCCCGTGCCGAAATCCTGCGCATCCTTTGCAAGAACAAACCGCTCGAGCGCCCCGACTTCGCGCAGCTTGCCCGCAAGACCAGCGGGTTTTCGGGCGCGGATTTGAAATCGGTGGTCGACGTGGCGATCGAGGCCAAACTACAGCAGGCCATGAGCGACGGCGTGCCCCGTCCGCTGACGACGAAAGACCTGGCTTCGGCCGCCCACAACATCAAGCCCTCCACCAAAGATTGGTTCGCGACCGCGAAGAACTACGCGTTGTACTCGAACCAGAACGGTCTTTACGACGACATCCTCGCTTACTTGAAGCTCAAATGAATCCATCGCTACTTCGGGCCCGCGTTCTGATCGGTCAATCGCGATGGGATATGGCTGAGGCCGAGTTGCGCCTGGCTTTGGCCCAGGATAGTCAGGATTCCGAACTGCACAGTCTGCTGGCTTATTGCCTTTCTCAGACCAAAAACTTCGAAAATGCCGAGGCCGAGGCCCGCACGGCAGTCGGACTAGCGCCCGATCGCGCGGCATCGCATCGCGTGCTGGGGATTGTTTTGGCCGACCGCCACAAGTATGCCGCTGCGGCCGCGGCCGTCGAACAGGCCGTTGCCTTGGATCCTTCCGACGTCGAAACGTTCGGCACGATGGCGCGAGTCCGCTACGCGCAGGAAGATTGGCCGGCCATGCTGGCGGCGAGCGAGATGGGGCTGGCGATCGACCCCGAGCACACGCGCTGCAACAACCTGCGGGCGATCGCACTCATCAAGCTCGGGCGACGCGCCGAAGCAGGAGAGACCCTCGATGCCGCTCTGGCTCGCAATCCCGAAGACGCACTGACCCACGCCAACGTCGGTTGGTCGATGCTCGAGAGCGGCAAACAGGAACAGGCCCTGGATCATTTTCGCGAAGCGCTCACCTTCAACCCGAGCATGGAATGGAGCCGGGCGGGGATCGTCGAATCGCTCAAGTCACGAAATATCGTCTACCGCTGGTTGTTGCGATACTTCTTGTTCATGTCGCGGATGAGCCCTCGAGCCCGTTGGGGCATTATCGTGGGCGCGTTCGTATTGCAGCGGATTCTGGCTTCCTATTCGGAAGACCATCCCGGAGCTGCGCCGTATTGCCTGCCCTTTTTGATTGTCTATGGCGCGTTCGCCCTGCTGACTTGGCTTGGTGCGCCGCTGTTCAATCTGCTGCTGTTCACTGACAAGCTCGGCCGTCGCGCGCTCTCGCCCGATCAGCGCACGCAGGCCATTTTGGTCGGCTTGGTGCTACTTACCGCGGCGGCGTTGGCGATTGCAACCATTTTCCTCAACGGCGCAGAGTTAAGTTTCCTCGGGTACCGGTCGGCTCTCTACCTCGCGGTAGTCTCCATCCCGATCGCTGCAGTTTTCGCTTGCAGGTCAGGTTGGCCACGGCGCACGATGCTCACCGCCGCCGCCGTCCTAGCCCTGATCGCCGCGATTCCAGCGTCCGTGTGGATTTGTGTGGCGATCTGGCCGCAAGCCCCGGCAGCACCATTGGTTGCTACACTGAATTTCACGAATGAGTTGATCGTGCCGGCTTTTGTCGGATCGCAGTTCTTGGCGATCTACCTAAGTCGAGTCACCCCGGTACGATAGTTCCGGATGAGAAACCCTCATCTGGTCTCCTCTTCCGGCCGCATCGCTCGCCGGATCAGGTCGCGGTCGAAATAGTTTACCGACATGCCGGCATCGACGATGATTTGTTGAGCGTTGATGCCACTTGAGGCCGGGCTGAGGAGGAACGCGGCGGCGCGGGCAACTTCTTCCGTCTCGACGGCCCGTTTGCGGAGCGTGACCTGCTCGGCGTAGAGATACGACTCGACGTAGCCGGGGATGCCGGCTGAGGCGGATGTCTTGAGCAAGCCCGGAGCGACGGCGTTGAAGCGGATTCGCGAGAAGCGGCTGAATGATTTGGCCAGAAACGCGAGCGACGAATCGAGGGCCGCCTTGATCGGGGCCATGTAGCCGTAGTTTTCGCTGGCCATCCGGGTCGTCGAAATCGAGATCGCGACCACGGCGCCGTCGGGATCGAGGAGGTCCTTGAGAGAATTGCATAGCGCGATCAGCGAATAGCACGAGATATCGACGGATCGCAAGAAAGCTTGCTTCGGCGTTTCGTGAAACGGCGGCGGACCCTTGGAATCTGGCGCGGTTTCGTAGTCGGCGAAGGCGATCGAATGCACAAGTCCGTGAAAGCAGAAGTTCGCCGCCGCCAGTGCTTCACGCAGCCGCAGAATCTGCTCCTCGAATTCGACATCGCAAATGAAGACTGGCGCGTCGCCCACCAGCTTCGTGACGCTCTCGCGCCGCTCGGTCGTCCGGACGACGTAGACCACCTTCGCCCCAGCCGCAGTGAGCACCTGTCCAATATGCCATGCCACGCTCTTGCGATTGGCCACGCCAAACACAAGCACCGATTTACCGGCCAGTTGCAGGAAGTCCATGTCTTGAAGCCACGCGATAACGAGTTTTTATGAGGAGAACAGGAAAGCAGGAATACGAAAGAATTGGCCGGAAATGAACGGGAATGCTCGCGAATTATAAGCAGAAAAAGCGTTTTCCCGCAGGATACCGCCTTGTCTATATTTCCGTTGATTTCCGTCTATTTCCGCCTGCATCCTCGTGGCTTCCTGGTCTCCAATAAACAAGTCAGGTTGCCGTGAGCGAATCTCGCGGCAGCAGGGTGCAGGCGAAGTCGAGGCGAACGGCCATTTTGCTTTCGCAGGTGACTTTTGCTTTGAAGAAAAACGCGTCGGCAAGGCGCTCGACCAACTCCACTTCAATCTCGATGAGTTCGTCAGGTCGCACGGGGCGTTTGAATCGCACATCATTCATCCGCGTGGCGACGGGAATGGAACTCTCGTCGGGCGGGAGCATCCCCGCCAAGAGCACGGCGCCCGCCTGCATTGCGGCTTCGCAGAGTAGCACGCCCGGCACAAGCGGAAACTTAGGATAATGCCCCGCGAAAAAGAACTCCTCGCCGGTGAACCGCTTGCGGCAGACGATCTGCTTGTCGGTGCGCGAGACGATCTCGTCGATCAGCAGGAACGGCTCCCGATGCGGGATGGCGGCGTGTATTTCGCTCAACGTCATGCGACAAATCTTCAAGGGATGAAGGACAATGGACAAAGGACGAAAGTGCGCGCGTTTAGCCGCGACCCGACAGGGGAGCGCCGAGCGACGCGGCTGACGTTGCCTTCATCAACAGCGAATCGACGTCGTTGGCGACGATCACTCCGTAGTTCATCGCCCCCAGCCAGCCGGACATGATGATCCCCACGCTCCCCGCATGATAAAGGCCGGCGATCTGCTGTGGAATGCCGCGGCTGACGGCCAGTCCCTCGAATTTCGTGCCGAAGCTCGCGCCCTGCATGTGCTTCGTGTAATGCTGGAACGTGACCGGAGTCGACGCCTCGGCATGATCGAGCTTCGTGCGGATATCGGGAATGTATTTTCCCAGGCAATCGAGCGTCGTCTCGACCAGATCGTTCTTGCTCGCCTCGTATTCCTCCGGGCCGAGCTTCGCCCAATCGTCGTAATTGGCGTTCGTGCTGGAAACGACGAGGCAGCGGTTGCTCCCCGGCCGCGTCCGAGGATAGTAAAACGAGAATGTGCGGCTGGTGACGTCGCGGCTCAAGAGCAGCTCCGTGCGGAAGAGCGGGGCCGCCGAACTGAATAGCAGATCGCCGCAGCTTTCGTCGATCATTTCGCCGGGCTTGAGCGCCATGTAGACCTGGCAGCTTGAGTTGTTGAGCCGCACGGCCGCGGCTTGATCGACAAACTCGCGGTCGAAATGCTCCGGCCCGACGAGATTGAAGACCGTTGCCTTGAGGTTCGAATTAGAGACGACCGACCGCGCGTTGATCCGCCGCCCATTGACCGTCACCCCGTCGACGTGCCCGCCGTTGACGTGGACCTTCTCGACGTCGCAGCGAATCCGCACGTCGACGCCGCTCTTGAGCAGCTCTTCGTACATCAGCGTGATGAGCCGGTCGGTCCCTCCCTCAAACGTATAGACTCCTTTCGACATGAAGTTCGAGAACACGATACCATAGGAGATGGCCGGGTCTTCGAGCGTCGAGCCGTTGGCATAGGTGATCGGCTCCATGAGCAGGCGGATCACGTCCTCGCGGCCGGGGAAAAACCGCTCGAACAACTCGCCGACGGTGAGCGATTGGTCGTCATAGAAATTCATCCCGCGCACCGCGTCGAAAAACGCCGCGACGCGCTCGGCCGGCACGGCGAACCGTTCGGTCAACAGCCGCGTGAAATCCTCGCGATCGAAGGTCGTCGAGAGCTGAAACATCGGGTTGTCGAACCGGATGTTCTTAAGCTGCACGATCGAATCGGCGATTTCGCGCGTCCAATACCGCCGGCAGCTTTTGATCATGCCGATCGGAAAGCCGTGCAGCGAGATGTCGAAGATATGCCCGCCAGGGCGGCGAAACCAAGTGGCCATGCCACCGAGCTTGTAATGCTGCTCGAGCAACAGCACACTCCGGCCGCCGCGAGCCAGCGTATTCGCCGCCGTCAACCCCGCCAGCCCGCTGCCGATGACGATGCAATCGTACTCGTCGCGAACGCCTTGAAGAAAGTCACGGGGCATGAGAACCTTGCGGATGGCGAACGAAGGTCGGATCCGCAATGCTACCGGCCGTCGAGCGAATAAATTCCTGCCACTCGTCCTGCGTCATGCGCGGCGCGGCGAGAGGCTCTATCGTGACTTGCACTTCGCGGTCGGCTGCATCCGCGCCGACGGGAACGGCCACGCGAAGCACACCGTCAGCATCGACTTTTGATCGGACAATGACGCGATTCATGGGAGATTCTCCATACCATCAAATATACACTGATACGCAGCGATGCGGCCAGCCGGGAGTGTGAAATTCAATCTGCCAGCGAATGCCAATTTCTATTCAGCGCCCGAAGCGCGCTCCACCGCGATTATGCCGGAACCCGCCCGCTGCGGATGTCGATCGACGCCGGAATACTGCTTCCCATCGGACTTTCTGGTTGGTCCTCTCACCAACCGCCAAACAATCTTGTCCAGAATCCTCGCTTCTTACCGTTCGAACGGGCGCCGGATTCATAATCATTGTCGCGTTTTTCGGACGCGAAAACGCGGTAAGAGTATTCAAGGCTATCTTCTTGGCCGTTAATCATTCGCTTGAGTCGGAGCTTCATTTGCCGGCGCTGGTAGAGAGTTTGGCCCTCGCCATTGTACAACTAATCGCGGGTCAACCGTCCGAGCGCGCCTGACGCACGCTGCGCGCGGCCCGCCGGCTATTCGCCGCCGCCGAGCAGATGCTTGTTCGCCATCGTGATGCCGCTGATGAGGGCGCCGATGATGCCGACGAGGCCCTGATCGGTTCCGCAGATGAAGAGGTTCTTGAGCGGCGTAGTGCCGTCGTAGCGTTTCTTCGGTGCGCCGTAGACGGCGCCGTTGTCGTGGCCGGTGAAGCGGCGAATGGTTTTGGGCGTGAAGACGTCGACGTCGACGACGTGCGGGCGGAAATCGGGAATGAAGCGGATCGCCGAGGCCACCATCCTCTCATACCAGCGCTGCTTTTCCTCGCGATACTCGGATTCTCCAAGCGAATTCCAGCGGCCGAAATTCGCCAGCGCCGTCAGCCGCATCGTTCCTTCGCCGATGCAATCCGCCCCGTCGTAAGAAAAGTTGTTCGGCGAGCAAACCACTCCGCTATGCACATCGGCCAGTTCCTCCGGCAGTTGCCAGGCGAAGCGGTCGCTGTCGTTGAAGAAGACCATCGTCTGGCGGTAGCCGATGTCGCGCGGTTGCACGTTGAGCGTCGAAACCGATTCGACGAATGAAAGCTGCCCGCTCTCCTGCGGCTGAATCGCATTGGGCACATCGCACAGCCGCATCGTTTCGCACCAGCCGGCCGAGGAAAGAATCTTGCGGGCGGAAAGAGCCGAACCGTCGTCCAAGACGATCTCCCGCACTTCCCCTCCTTCGACCGTGATCCGCTGCACGCCGGCCCGCAGCCGCAGCTCGCCGCCGAGCAGTTTGAACCGCTGCACGAGCTTCTTGAGGATCATGCGGATGCCCGAGAACGGCCGCGCCAACCCTTCCTGAAAAATACTGCGGAACAGAATGCTGAACTGGCCGAATTCCATATCGCGCTCGCTCGCGCTGC is from Pirellulales bacterium and encodes:
- a CDS encoding NAD(P)/FAD-dependent oxidoreductase — protein: MYDSIIIGAGMSGLAAGIRLAHFGQRVCMLERHYAVGGLNSYYRLGRRNYDVGLHAVTNFRPKGDKRGPLARLLRQLRFAWEDFALAPQVGSRIAFPGVSLDFNNDAALLETEVAAKFPKQIDNFRRMQAEILDYDGIESPQARASAREIVGRTISDPLLIEMLFCPIMLYGSASERDMEFGQFSILFRSIFQEGLARPFSGIRMILKKLVQRFKLLGGELRLRAGVQRITVEGGEVREIVLDDGSALSARKILSSAGWCETMRLCDVPNAIQPQESGQLSFVESVSTLNVQPRDIGYRQTMVFFNDSDRFAWQLPEELADVHSGVVCSPNNFSYDGADCIGEGTMRLTALANFGRWNSLGESEYREEKQRWYERMVASAIRFIPDFRPHVVDVDVFTPKTIRRFTGHDNGAVYGAPKKRYDGTTPLKNLFICGTDQGLVGIIGALISGITMANKHLLGGGE
- a CDS encoding SDR family oxidoreductase yields the protein MDFLQLAGKSVLVFGVANRKSVAWHIGQVLTAAGAKVVYVVRTTERRESVTKLVGDAPVFICDVEFEEQILRLREALAAANFCFHGLVHSIAFADYETAPDSKGPPPFHETPKQAFLRSVDISCYSLIALCNSLKDLLDPDGAVVAISISTTRMASENYGYMAPIKAALDSSLAFLAKSFSRFSRIRFNAVAPGLLKTSASAGIPGYVESYLYAEQVTLRKRAVETEEVARAAAFLLSPASSGINAQQIIVDAGMSVNYFDRDLIRRAMRPEEETR
- a CDS encoding FAD-dependent oxidoreductase: MPRDFLQGVRDEYDCIVIGSGLAGLTAANTLARGGRSVLLLEQHYKLGGMATWFRRPGGHIFDISLHGFPIGMIKSCRRYWTREIADSIVQLKNIRFDNPMFQLSTTFDREDFTRLLTERFAVPAERVAAFFDAVRGMNFYDDQSLTVGELFERFFPGREDVIRLLMEPITYANGSTLEDPAISYGIVFSNFMSKGVYTFEGGTDRLITLMYEELLKSGVDVRIRCDVEKVHVNGGHVDGVTVNGRRINARSVVSNSNLKATVFNLVGPEHFDREFVDQAAAVRLNNSSCQVYMALKPGEMIDESCGDLLFSSAAPLFRTELLLSRDVTSRTFSFYYPRTRPGSNRCLVVSSTNANYDDWAKLGPEEYEASKNDLVETTLDCLGKYIPDIRTKLDHAEASTPVTFQHYTKHMQGASFGTKFEGLAVSRGIPQQIAGLYHAGSVGIIMSGWLGAMNYGVIVANDVDSLLMKATSAASLGAPLSGRG
- a CDS encoding tetratricopeptide repeat protein, whose protein sequence is MNPSLLRARVLIGQSRWDMAEAELRLALAQDSQDSELHSLLAYCLSQTKNFENAEAEARTAVGLAPDRAASHRVLGIVLADRHKYAAAAAAVEQAVALDPSDVETFGTMARVRYAQEDWPAMLAASEMGLAIDPEHTRCNNLRAIALIKLGRRAEAGETLDAALARNPEDALTHANVGWSMLESGKQEQALDHFREALTFNPSMEWSRAGIVESLKSRNIVYRWLLRYFLFMSRMSPRARWGIIVGAFVLQRILASYSEDHPGAAPYCLPFLIVYGAFALLTWLGAPLFNLLLFTDKLGRRALSPDQRTQAILVGLVLLTAAALAIATIFLNGAELSFLGYRSALYLAVVSIPIAAVFACRSGWPRRTMLTAAAVLALIAAIPASVWICVAIWPQAPAAPLVATLNFTNELIVPAFVGSQFLAIYLSRVTPVR
- a CDS encoding 3-hydroxyacyl-ACP dehydratase FabZ family protein; translated protein: MTLSEIHAAIPHREPFLLIDEIVSRTDKQIVCRKRFTGEEFFFAGHYPKFPLVPGVLLCEAAMQAGAVLLAGMLPPDESSIPVATRMNDVRFKRPVRPDELIEIEVELVERLADAFFFKAKVTCESKMAVRLDFACTLLPRDSLTAT